In Nocardioides cavernae, a single genomic region encodes these proteins:
- a CDS encoding SRPBCC family protein yields MAEQTSSSIVVDAPPADVMAVIADFESYPEWAKGVQKAEVVEPGAGDRAEQVYFALDVSPIKDEYTLAYDWDGDREVTWTLVEGNMLRALDGAYTLVDGGDGSTEVTYRLALDVSIPLIGMLKRKGEKILIDAALKGLKKRVESL; encoded by the coding sequence ATGGCCGAACAGACCTCTTCATCGATCGTCGTCGACGCTCCTCCGGCCGACGTGATGGCCGTCATCGCCGACTTCGAGTCCTACCCCGAGTGGGCCAAAGGCGTGCAGAAGGCGGAGGTCGTCGAGCCGGGGGCCGGCGACCGGGCCGAGCAGGTCTACTTCGCCCTCGACGTCTCGCCGATCAAGGACGAGTACACCCTGGCCTACGACTGGGACGGTGACCGGGAGGTCACCTGGACGCTCGTCGAGGGCAACATGCTCAGGGCCCTCGACGGTGCCTACACCCTGGTCGACGGCGGCGACGGCAGCACCGAGGTCACCTACCGACTCGCGCTCGACGTGAGCATCCCGTTGATCGGCATGCTCAAGCGCAAGGGCGAGAAGATCCTCATCGACGCCGCGCTGAAGGGCCTCAAGAAGCGCGTCGAGTCGCTCTGA
- a CDS encoding ornithine cyclodeaminase family domain, producing the protein MGARETVEVTGHLMDSGILSRVLDDIREYGGDFVIEEFDVGHEAHDPSSARITVEAPDDESLQRLLMRLQTRGVNQLAHGDAAVATSEQDGVLPDGFYATTNLETRVRLGGRWYDVDHPEMDCGLVVEESASGDLGVRTVPMSDVTRGMRIVVGAAGIQVSVPSSAPSVEATSPFDADHGPERPQTVLVRQVADGMRQARAAGTRLLWVAGPGVVHAGGVPAMAALVRAGWVDVLFAGNAVAALDIETALYGTGHDSSSPPGHEHGHEHRVRAVNTIRKAGSIERAVRDGVLASGLMHALVTEGKRFVLVGSVRDDGPLPEVHTDIVEGQRAMRDEVRDLGYCLMMATQLYAVATASILPASVPLVCVDINPATVTRLADRGTGQGRGIVTDVGLFLEQLALELVADYRRG; encoded by the coding sequence GTGGGGGCGCGGGAGACGGTCGAGGTCACAGGACACCTGATGGACAGCGGCATCCTGTCGCGTGTCCTCGACGACATCCGCGAGTACGGCGGCGACTTCGTCATCGAGGAGTTCGACGTCGGCCACGAGGCACACGACCCGAGCAGCGCCCGCATCACGGTCGAGGCCCCCGATGACGAGTCGCTCCAGCGCCTCCTCATGCGCCTGCAGACGCGGGGGGTCAACCAGCTAGCCCACGGCGACGCCGCGGTCGCGACCTCCGAGCAGGACGGCGTGCTGCCCGACGGGTTCTACGCCACCACCAACCTCGAGACGCGGGTGCGCCTGGGCGGCCGGTGGTACGACGTGGACCACCCCGAGATGGACTGCGGCCTGGTCGTCGAGGAGTCGGCCTCGGGCGACCTGGGCGTTCGCACGGTCCCCATGTCCGACGTCACCCGGGGCATGCGCATCGTGGTGGGCGCGGCCGGCATCCAGGTGAGCGTGCCCAGCTCCGCCCCCTCGGTCGAGGCGACCAGCCCGTTCGACGCGGACCACGGGCCGGAGCGCCCGCAGACGGTGCTGGTGCGCCAGGTGGCCGACGGGATGCGGCAGGCACGGGCCGCCGGCACTCGGTTGCTGTGGGTGGCTGGACCCGGCGTCGTCCACGCAGGCGGCGTACCGGCCATGGCGGCCCTGGTGCGGGCCGGCTGGGTCGACGTCCTCTTCGCCGGCAACGCGGTGGCCGCGCTCGACATCGAGACCGCGCTCTACGGCACCGGCCACGACAGCAGCTCCCCGCCCGGTCACGAGCACGGTCACGAGCACCGGGTCCGGGCGGTCAACACGATCCGCAAGGCCGGCTCGATCGAACGCGCGGTGCGCGACGGCGTGCTCGCAAGCGGCCTGATGCACGCGCTCGTCACCGAGGGGAAGCGTTTCGTCCTCGTCGGATCCGTCCGCGACGACGGCCCACTCCCCGAGGTCCACACCGACATCGTCGAGGGCCAGCGCGCCATGCGCGACGAGGTCCGCGATCTCGGCTACTGCCTGATGATGGCGACCCAGCTCTACGCCGTCGCCACGGCGAGCATCCTTCCTGCGTCGGTGCCGCTCGTCTGCGTCGACATCAACCCCGCCACCGTCACCCGGCTCGCCGACCGCGGTACCGGTCAGGGACGCGGCATCGTGACCGACGTCGGCCTCTTCCTCGAGCAGCTCGCCCTCGAGCTGGTGGCCGACTACCGCCGCGGCTGA
- a CDS encoding ROK family protein, whose product MSRVNEGVVVGVDIGGTKVLAGVVDDAGRVVRTALRTTPGRRVVTSRVEDALVEAILEAADSAPLEGVGVAAAGFVDSAGERVMFAPHLPWQGEPLKGLLEGRLGCPVGLDNDANCAARAEARYGAARGATSALMVTMGTGIGGAVLLDGRVVRGANGMAGEFGHMQVVPDGQPCECGRRGCWEQYSSGNALVRNARALMTEQPSVLGDMTDGNPDRVTGPMVTSAAEQGDLVARRAFASIGDWLGIGVANLVAALDPEVVVIGGGVSAAGERLLDPARDALRRTLVGAAHRRVPDLLAAELGPRAGMIGGALLVGEAQPRR is encoded by the coding sequence ATGTCCCGCGTGAACGAGGGCGTGGTGGTCGGGGTCGACATCGGCGGCACCAAGGTGTTGGCGGGAGTGGTCGACGACGCGGGGCGGGTCGTGCGCACGGCACTGCGTACGACACCCGGGCGTCGGGTGGTGACCAGCCGGGTCGAGGACGCGCTCGTCGAGGCCATCCTCGAGGCTGCGGACAGCGCGCCCCTCGAAGGGGTCGGGGTCGCCGCGGCCGGCTTCGTCGACTCGGCGGGGGAGCGCGTCATGTTCGCGCCTCACCTGCCCTGGCAGGGCGAGCCGCTCAAGGGCCTGCTCGAGGGGCGCCTCGGCTGCCCGGTCGGTCTCGACAACGACGCCAACTGCGCCGCGCGCGCAGAGGCCCGCTACGGCGCAGCCCGAGGAGCCACCTCGGCGCTGATGGTCACCATGGGCACCGGGATCGGGGGTGCCGTGCTGCTCGACGGACGGGTGGTGCGGGGCGCCAACGGGATGGCGGGGGAGTTCGGACACATGCAGGTCGTGCCCGACGGGCAGCCCTGCGAGTGCGGCCGGCGAGGCTGCTGGGAGCAGTACTCCTCAGGCAATGCGCTCGTCCGCAACGCTCGTGCCCTGATGACCGAGCAGCCGTCGGTTCTCGGCGACATGACGGACGGCAACCCGGACCGGGTCACCGGACCCATGGTCACGAGCGCGGCGGAGCAGGGAGACCTCGTCGCGCGCCGGGCCTTCGCATCCATCGGTGACTGGCTCGGCATCGGCGTCGCGAACCTCGTCGCAGCGCTCGACCCCGAGGTGGTCGTCATCGGCGGTGGCGTGTCGGCCGCCGGTGAACGGCTGCTCGACCCCGCGCGCGACGCGCTGCGTCGTACGTTGGTGGGCGCAGCGCACCGCCGGGTCCCCGACCTGCTCGCGGCGGAGCTCGGCCCTCGGGCCGGCATGATCGGGGGCGCCCTGCTCGTCGGGGAGGCTCAGCCGCGGCGGTAG
- a CDS encoding TadE/TadG family type IV pilus assembly protein has product MSRRDDRGATAVLVGILALVLLGISGFTIDLGQAYVSKRNLQKAADAGALAAAQALTEFQGSCADVRDDPVAYAAAEDAAREYGEANYDETKESYESDQLEFDIDCDRTPGVLIVEYGLSGATATSTSQLIGAPDEITTDRRSEATVDVAPRAREGVRPLAICSAMLPPIDAAAGTFIRVDYPGGGHAPPAGCPVPKTSGNWWITDCPGERTGSASTLADQIKDGCPEAVSVIPGQADASTPGQLTVVLEEECPAAPLYSETCMSGNPGNISQGGKQTEDAWKSLITSEEASLFPVFCAPPQCSESTINGSGAGAVYPVYKLVSAVVCGYYFKSGSGNSVQSNVNKCKGNPYYGKTTDTDSKANYLILRYENVRSSGSNTDSECGLGDDCDGGLRRTRLTQ; this is encoded by the coding sequence ATGAGCAGGCGCGACGACAGGGGCGCAACGGCCGTCTTGGTCGGGATCCTTGCGTTGGTCCTTCTCGGTATATCCGGATTCACTATCGACCTGGGTCAGGCGTACGTGAGTAAGCGAAACCTGCAGAAGGCAGCTGACGCCGGGGCGTTGGCTGCGGCCCAAGCCCTCACAGAATTCCAGGGAAGCTGCGCTGACGTTCGCGATGACCCCGTTGCCTACGCTGCAGCAGAAGACGCCGCGCGCGAATACGGTGAGGCGAACTACGACGAAACCAAAGAGTCGTACGAGTCGGACCAGCTCGAGTTCGACATTGACTGCGACCGCACACCCGGTGTCCTCATCGTCGAGTATGGCCTCAGTGGCGCCACTGCTACCTCGACTTCCCAGCTCATTGGTGCGCCGGACGAAATCACAACCGACCGTCGGTCAGAAGCGACCGTCGACGTGGCACCCCGGGCGCGCGAAGGCGTTCGTCCTCTGGCTATCTGCTCCGCGATGCTCCCACCAATTGATGCGGCGGCGGGCACGTTCATCCGCGTTGACTACCCCGGTGGCGGTCATGCCCCCCCGGCGGGGTGCCCCGTGCCGAAGACCTCTGGCAACTGGTGGATCACGGATTGCCCCGGAGAACGTACGGGGTCAGCAAGCACCTTGGCTGACCAGATCAAGGACGGATGTCCTGAAGCCGTTTCAGTTATCCCGGGTCAGGCGGACGCCTCTACTCCAGGACAGTTGACAGTCGTGCTGGAGGAGGAGTGCCCAGCCGCTCCCTTGTATTCGGAGACCTGCATGAGCGGAAACCCGGGAAACATATCGCAGGGCGGGAAGCAGACAGAAGACGCCTGGAAGTCTCTCATCACTTCTGAGGAGGCTTCGCTCTTCCCAGTCTTCTGTGCTCCCCCCCAGTGCAGTGAGTCGACGATCAACGGCTCAGGAGCCGGCGCCGTGTACCCGGTGTACAAACTCGTCTCGGCGGTTGTGTGCGGCTACTACTTCAAGAGCGGTTCGGGCAATTCGGTGCAGTCAAACGTGAACAAGTGCAAGGGAAATCCCTACTACGGCAAAACTACGGACACAGACTCCAAAGCCAACTACTTGATCTTGCGGTACGAGAATGTGCGCTCATCGGGCTCCAACACCGATTCGGAATGCGGCTTGGGCGACGACTGCGACGGAGGGCTTCGCAGGACGCGCCTGACGCAGTGA
- a CDS encoding ArsA family ATPase — protein MRILLFTGKGGVGKSTLAAATACASAAAGHRTLVLSTDAAHSLADALDVPATSEPTEAATNLWVQHVDAQQRFERSWADIQGYLLSVLDVAGVDPVAAEELTVIPGAEEVLALLEVRAQARSGEWDVLVVDCAPTAETLRLLALPEALGWYMTRVLPVERRVVKALKPVLTRAAGVPMPEDSVFDAIERLHADLDDVRAVLTGTETSVRLVLTPESVVLAEARRAYTFLTLFGYRVDMAIVNRVFPEGGADEWRRSWVAAQARHLADAADSFAGLDLRTSVYRAAEPVGRDELLDLAASVYDDADPIAPGASVPPMSVSTTPAGLVLSLPLPLAAQEDVGLVRKGDELIVSVASYRRLVTLPTGLARHRVAGARVRDGQLQVRFTAPAELPEEVS, from the coding sequence ATGCGGATCCTGCTGTTCACCGGCAAGGGCGGCGTGGGGAAGTCGACCCTGGCCGCCGCCACGGCGTGCGCCAGCGCGGCGGCCGGCCACCGGACGCTCGTGCTCTCGACCGACGCCGCCCACTCGCTGGCCGACGCACTGGACGTGCCTGCCACGTCGGAGCCGACCGAGGCCGCCACCAACCTGTGGGTGCAGCACGTCGATGCGCAGCAACGGTTCGAGCGGTCGTGGGCCGACATCCAGGGCTACCTCCTGAGCGTGCTCGACGTGGCGGGGGTCGACCCCGTCGCTGCCGAGGAGCTGACGGTCATCCCCGGCGCGGAGGAGGTGCTCGCCCTGCTCGAGGTGCGCGCCCAGGCGCGGTCGGGGGAGTGGGACGTGCTGGTCGTCGACTGCGCGCCGACCGCGGAGACCCTGCGGCTCCTCGCCCTCCCGGAGGCTCTCGGGTGGTACATGACCCGCGTCCTCCCGGTCGAGCGACGCGTCGTCAAGGCGCTCAAGCCTGTCCTGACCCGAGCGGCGGGCGTGCCGATGCCCGAGGACTCGGTGTTCGACGCCATCGAGCGGCTCCACGCCGACCTCGACGACGTACGCGCCGTGCTCACCGGGACGGAGACGTCGGTCCGCCTGGTCCTGACACCTGAGTCGGTGGTGCTCGCCGAAGCGCGGCGGGCCTACACGTTCCTGACGCTCTTCGGCTATCGCGTCGACATGGCGATCGTGAACCGGGTCTTCCCCGAAGGGGGTGCCGACGAGTGGCGGCGCAGCTGGGTCGCTGCGCAGGCGCGTCACCTGGCGGATGCAGCCGACTCGTTTGCCGGGCTCGATCTTCGTACGTCGGTCTACCGGGCGGCCGAGCCGGTGGGGCGCGACGAGCTGCTCGACCTCGCGGCGTCGGTGTACGACGACGCGGACCCGATCGCGCCCGGCGCCTCCGTGCCACCGATGTCCGTCAGCACCACGCCGGCCGGGCTCGTGCTGTCCCTTCCCTTGCCCCTGGCCGCCCAGGAAGACGTCGGCCTCGTGCGCAAGGGCGACGAGCTGATCGTCTCTGTCGCGTCGTACCGTCGCCTCGTGACGCTGCCGACGGGACTCGCGCGGCACCGCGTGGCCGGTGCGCGCGTGCGCGACGGACAGCTGCAGGTCCGGTTCACAGCGCCTGCCGAGCTGCCTGAGGAGGTCTCGTGA
- a CDS encoding TadE/TadG family type IV pilus assembly protein, giving the protein MRWRSRLHDRTERGASAVEFALVVIPLLLVVGGIINFGVAFANQLSLDNAVRQAARAGVVDVTPAPDLEAVVQDEYQPLAGSSDPEVTFADRTTCEGSSFGESLGLTAEVTTDFIFPWPVPESVIPSEVVLRSEAQFQCEFS; this is encoded by the coding sequence ATGCGCTGGCGCTCACGCCTCCACGATCGCACCGAACGAGGTGCATCGGCAGTCGAGTTCGCGCTCGTCGTGATCCCGCTGCTCCTCGTCGTCGGGGGGATCATCAACTTCGGCGTCGCCTTCGCGAACCAGCTCTCGTTGGACAACGCAGTTCGGCAGGCGGCACGGGCCGGCGTTGTCGACGTCACGCCAGCGCCCGATCTTGAAGCCGTCGTCCAGGACGAGTACCAACCGTTGGCCGGAAGTTCCGACCCAGAGGTCACCTTCGCGGACCGGACGACGTGCGAGGGGAGCAGTTTCGGCGAGAGTCTTGGACTGACGGCCGAGGTCACGACCGATTTCATCTTTCCCTGGCCAGTGCCGGAGTCGGTTATTCCTAGCGAAGTGGTGTTGCGAAGCGAGGCACAATTCCAATGCGAGTTCTCATGA